From Deltaproteobacteria bacterium, one genomic window encodes:
- a CDS encoding (2Fe-2S)-binding protein, giving the protein MEQKPKIKLTIDEKEVVVEEGATILDAARQNDIYIPTLCHHPALSNWGGCRLCVVEVDGNPRLAASCVMPVREGMEVVTTNERIIEARRIILEFLFSERNHFCMICAQSGDCELQSLAYELQMDHLTVPQSFEEFPLDITNEYMVIDHNRCVLCGRCVRACHEIAGAYVLNFHNRGPETMIGFDFNDSREESTCLNCGICMQVCPTGAIYNRYRSHYAVKGHKKEDWQTIESFCPQCGLMCPTILTVQDNNIVKIEGKLQENQSRPDRGQLCYMGRFEPLKNNGARLVKPLVRESDGDWVEETWDTALVFQ; this is encoded by the coding sequence ATGGAGCAGAAGCCGAAAATAAAACTGACTATTGATGAAAAAGAGGTTGTGGTTGAAGAAGGCGCAACCATTTTGGATGCCGCCCGGCAAAACGATATTTATATCCCGACCCTGTGTCACCACCCTGCCCTCTCCAATTGGGGAGGATGCCGTTTATGCGTGGTCGAGGTGGATGGCAACCCCAGGCTGGCGGCTAGTTGCGTTATGCCTGTCCGGGAAGGGATGGAGGTGGTTACTACCAACGAGAGAATCATCGAGGCGCGGCGAATCATTCTGGAGTTTCTTTTTTCCGAAAGGAACCATTTCTGCATGATTTGCGCGCAGAGCGGAGACTGTGAGCTTCAGAGCCTGGCCTATGAACTGCAGATGGACCACCTGACTGTGCCTCAGTCATTCGAAGAATTCCCGCTGGATATAACAAACGAGTATATGGTCATTGACCATAATCGTTGTGTTCTCTGCGGCAGGTGTGTTCGCGCCTGTCATGAGATTGCAGGCGCATATGTGCTCAATTTCCACAATCGGGGACCGGAAACTATGATCGGTTTTGACTTCAACGATAGCAGAGAGGAGTCAACCTGCCTAAATTGTGGGATCTGTATGCAGGTGTGTCCTACCGGCGCCATATATAACCGTTATCGGTCCCACTATGCCGTGAAGGGCCATAAAAAGGAGGATTGGCAAACGATCGAATCCTTCTGCCCGCAGTGCGGCCTAATGTGCCCCACAATCTTAACGGTCCAGGACAACAACATCGTCAAGATAGAAGGGAAACTCCAAGAGAATCAATCACGACCGGATCGTGGACAACTCTGCTATATGGGCCGCTTCGAGCCCCTGAAAAATAACGGCGCCCGGCTCGTCAAGCCATTGGTCCGGGAAAGCGATGGAGATTGGGTCGAGGAAACATGGGACACCGCCCTGGTGTTCCAATGA